Proteins encoded in a region of the Lemur catta isolate mLemCat1 chromosome 14, mLemCat1.pri, whole genome shotgun sequence genome:
- the LOC123650035 gene encoding SOSS complex subunit C-like produces MAANPSGQGFQNKNRVAILAELDKDKEKRKLFVQNQCSTNHPGAGTALSRSSLNKDFRDHAKQQHIADQQKAALQHADAHSSGYFLTQDSAFGNLILPALPRFDPE; encoded by the coding sequence ATGGCAGCAAATCCTTCAGGACAaggttttcaaaacaaaaatagagttGCAATCTTGGCAGAACtggacaaagacaaagagaaaagaaaattatttgtgcAGAACCAATGTTCAACGAATCATCCTGGAGCTGGCACTGCACTCTCCAGATCTTCTCTGAATAAGGACTTCCGGGATCATGCCAAGCAGCAGCACATTGCAGACCAGCAGAAGGCAGCTTTGCAGCACGCTGATGCACATTCATCTGGATACTTCCTAACTCAAGACTCTGCATTTGGGAATCTTATTCTTCCTGCTTTACCTAGGTTTGACCcagaatga